Within Kineococcus endophyticus, the genomic segment GTGCCGCAGAACCCCCTGGGTGAGTTCCTCCGCGCCCGGCGCGAACTCCTCGACCCCACCGACGTCGGGGTCCGGGTGACCGGTGTGCGCCGAACCCCCGGGCTGCGGCGCGAGGAGGTGGCCACGCTCGCGGGCATCAGCGCCGACTACTACCTGCGGCTCGAGCAGGGGCGGGACCGGAACCCGTCGCGACAGGTCCTGCAGGCCGTCGCGCGGGTGCTGCAGCTCGACGCCGCAGGGACCGACCACCTCCTGAGCCTGGCGACGCCGGGAGGACCCGGCCCGCGGCGGCGGCCACGGGACGTCGTCCCGGTGGGCACGCGGCAGCTGCTCGACGCGCTCGACCTGCCCGCGTTCGTCGAGGACCGCACGTTCGAGGTGCTGGCGGCGAACCCACTGGCGTCGGCGCTGTGGCCCTCGTTGCGCGTCGGGCAGAACCGGTTGCGCGCGGTGTTCCTCGACGAGGCGGAGCGCGCGGTCGTGCTCGACCCCGAGCAGGCGCGTGCGGGGATGGTCGCCGCGTTCCGTGCGTCCGTCGGTGCCGGGACGGACGACCCGCGGGTGGCCCGGCTCGTCGGGGAACTCTCCCTGGCCAGCCCGGAGTTCGCCCGGCTCTGGGCGCGGCACGACGTGCGCGACCTGGCCGGTGGGACGGCCCGGTTGCAGCACCCGGAGGTGGGTCTGCTGGAACTGCGCCGCGAGAAGCTGGCCGTCGGCGGGACGGACGGGCAACTGCTCGTCGTCTACCACGCCGAGCGGGGTTCGACGTCGGCGCAGGCCCTGGCCCTGCTCGGGTCCCTGGCGCTCAGCCGGACGTCGGACGGGACGGCACCGCGTACTTGAAGCCCCGGTGGGACCCGGCGAAACCCAGCCGTTCGTAGAACCGGTGGGCGTCGGTGCGGGCGTTGTCGGACGTCAGCTGGACGAGCGAGGAACCCGTCGCGGGGGCGGCGACGTCGGTGACCCAGCGCATGAGCGCCGTGCCGATCCCACCCGACCGCAGGGTGCTGCGCACCCGCACCGCCTCGACGAGCAGCCGCGCCGAACCACGCCGCGCCATGCCGGGGATCCGGGTGAGCTGCAGGGTTCCGACCACGTCCTCCCCCACGACGGCCACGAGGAGGTCGTTGGAGGGGTCGGCGAGGATCTCCAGCAGCGCCGCGCGGTAGAGGGGTTCGTCCGCCTCGGACGCTCGGTCACCGCGGGCGGCGCTCACGGGATCGTCGGCGAGCAACCCCACCACCGCGTGCAGGTCGTTCTCGTCGGCGTGGCGCAGCGAGACCTCCCCGCCCCGGACCGGCAGGACGACCGGCAGCGTGAGCACGGCGATCACCGGACCACCTCCGGTGCCTCGCGGTCGAGCCGGTACGTCACCTGGTGCAGGCCCTGGCCGTCGACGTGGGTTCCCGTGCGGTGCGCACCGAGCCGCTCCACGGCCCGCTGGGACCGCACGTTGTCGGCGTGCACGGTGAACACCACGCTCGGCAGAAGGGCGAACGCGTGGTCCAGCATGAGCCGCTTCACCTCTCCGTTCCACCGCCCGCCCCAGCGGGAGCGGGCCAGGAACGTCCAGCCGATCTCCACTGCGTCCAGCCCGCGCAGCACGTACCGCGACGTCCCGAACACCTTCCCGTCCGCCCGGTCCTCCGCGACCAGCGCACCGCCGGAGGCGAGCGCCTCCTCGAACCAGGCGCGGAACCCAGGTTCCTCGGTGCGGTCCTTCGCCGGGTGCTGCTCCCACAGCAACGGGTCGGCGGCGATGCGGCGCAACGGCTCCGCGTCGTCCGCACGCAGCGGCCGCAGCAGGACGAGGTCGCTCGCGAGCACCGGTTGCCGGTCGAAGGCCATGCCCGGACGCTACCGCGCGCGTCCCCGACCGGCGGTGGACGTCAGGCCGGCGACCCGCGCCGCGACGCCACGAACCGGGCGAGCTCGTCGAGGTTCGCCACCTCGCAGGTCCGCCGGCCCTCCTCGATGTCGTGGACCATCTCCACGATCCGGTCGAAGACCGGACCCTGGATGTCCTTGTGCACCTCGTCGACCTCCGTCTTGCGCTTGCGCACCACGAGGTCGCGGTAGATGCCGGAGTGGGTCTTGGCGCTGCGGCGGTTGAACGCGGCCAACCGGTCGAAGGACCCGGGCAGGTCGTCCGGCTCGAACCCGTCGAAACCTTCGACCCGGACGGGCGCCTGCGCCAGCACCTCTTCCGACAGCACCGTCATGAGTTCGCGGTACTCGGGCCGTTCCAGCGTCTCGGCGATGGGCAGGTCGGACACGGCGCCGGCCCACATCATGGCGCCGTAGACCTCCTTGCCCCACAGGAACCCGAGGACGTTGTCGGTGGGCTCGGCGTACGGCAGGACCTCGGCCAGTTCCCGCACGCGGGGGGTGATCGCCCCGCCGTCGAGCTCACCGATGCGGAACGTCGCCACGTTCCCCTGCAGGACCACCCCGGGGCCCATGAGGTCCGCCCCGACGTTGATGAAGCTGGACAGGACCCGCTCGCGGCCGACGGCCTCGACGAGGACGTCGGCGGTGAGGCCGTTCTGCACCGTGAGGACGAACCCGTCGGGGGCGAGCCGGTCGCGCAGCAGCTCCGCGGCCGAGGCGGTGTGCAGGCTCTTCACCGCGACGACGGCGCGCTCGACGGTGTCCGGCAGGTCCCCGGGCAGGATCGCGGGGATCCGGACGGTGAACTGCGCGACCGGTCCCTCGATCCGCAGCCCGTCTCGCTGGACGGCCGCGACGTGGTCGGCGTCGGCGTCGACGAGGACGACGTCGTGGCCGGCCCGGAACGCGTGGGCGCCAAGGGTCCCACCGATGGCGCCGGCGCCGATGACGAAGAGCGTCACGCCGGCACCCCCGCCGGCACGGCGCGGTCGACGAACGCGCGCAGCACGCGCTGGAACTCCTCGCGCTCCTCGTTCTGCGGGGAGTGCCCCGAGTTCTCGAACACCACCAGTTCGGCGTCCGGGACGAGGCGCGCGATCGTCTCGGACGCGCTGACGGGGGTCACCCAGTCGTGGCGGCCCACCGTCACCAGGACGGGGACGGTGAGGTTCGGCAGGTCGGGTTTGAGGTCGTAGGTGGGGAAGTTCTCCTGGAAGCACGCGTTGTGCGCCTCGTGCCGGTAGATCCCGGCCTCCACGGCGGCGGTCGACCGGGCCTCGTCGTAGTCGGCGTCGTAGAGGGGGATGAGCTCGCGCCACAGCTCCTTGAGCTCTTCGTCGCTGCGGACCGTCCCGCCCCAGTAGCGGTTGAAGTGGTCCCAGTCGATCGCCACCCTCGTCTGCCGGCGGGCGTTCTCGAAGGCGAGCTCGAGGTTCGAGCCGTCCGCGGACGTGTCGCGCAGGACCACGGCGTCCACGTGGTCGGGGTAGCGGACGGCGTACTCCAGCGCGATGAACCCGCCGTAGGAACCCCCGGCCACCGTGACGCGCTCGGCGCCGGCCCACTGCCGCAGCCCGTCGACGTCCGCGGCCCACTGCTCGTGCGAGAACGGTCCGACCCCCTCGCTGAGCCCGCAGCCGCGGGCGTCGAACACGATGACCCGGAACCGGTCGGCGAGCGGACCGAAGGTGGACCGGGGTTCGGCGAGCGAGCCGATGCCCCCGCCGCCGTGGTGGGCGATGAGGACGGGGCCGTCCTCCGGGCCCAGCACCTCGACGTTCAGGCGCGCTCCGTTGATGGTGACGTCCACGGGGTCCTCCTCAGTCCTCAGGGGTGTGCGACGCGAGGGTCGCGGTGACGTGGCGCTCGACGACGTCGCCGAGCACGGTGAGCGGGACGGGCCCGACGGAGAGGACGGTCCGGTGGAACGCGACGACGGAGAACCGGTCCCCCAGGGCCGCCTCCGCGTGGGCGCGCAGCCGGGCGATCTCGCGGCAGCCCACCATGTAGGCGAGGGCCTGGCCGGGCCAGGCCGTGTAGCGGTCGACCTCGCTCTCCACGTGCCCGCGGCTCGTGGCGGTGTTCTCGTACATGAACTCCACGGCCTGTTCCCGCGTCCAGCCGAAGTGGTGGATGCCGGTGTCGACGACGAGGCGGCAGGCCCGCAGCGCGCGGAACGACAGCATGCCCAGGCGGGCGAGGTCGTCGCTGTAGAGGCCCATCTCGTCGGCCAGCTGCTCGGAGTACAGGCCCCAGCCCTCGTTGAAGCTGCACGCCTCGACGTCCAGGTGCCGGCGGTAGCGGGGGATGTCGAGCAGTTGCGCGGAGGCGAGTTGCAGGTGGTGACCCGGGACGGCCTCGTGGAAGGACAGCGCCTCGTACTCGTAGCGGAAGTGGCTGGGGGCGTCGGCGGCCAGGACGCAGTAGGCGCCGGGCCGGCTGCCGTCGACGGCTGGGGGGCGGTAGTAGCCGAGCGCGCTGCCCGCCCCGTCGACGGGGTTGATCTCCTCGATGACGCAGTCCGGGATGCCGAGGTCCGGGAACCAGCGGGCGCGGACGGACTCGGCCCGCGCGAGGGCGGCGTGCGCGACGGCGAGGATCTCCGCGCTCGTCTGGAACCGCAGGGCGGGGTCCTCCCGCAGCCGCCGCGTGATGCGCGAGAACTCCCCCTCCCCCAGCGCGCGGGTGCCGATCTCACTCCACTGCGCCCGCATCTCCGCCAGCACGTCCAGGCCGAGCTGGTGGATCTCCTCGGGAGTGAGGTCGGTCGTCGTGTGCCGCCGGACGGCGGCCGCGTACCCCTCCCGGCCGCCGGGCACGGCGCGGATGCCGATGTCGGCCCCGTCGCGGGCCACGGGAAGCAGGTCCTCCCGCAGCCGGGCCGCCAGGGTCCGCAGGGCGGGGCGCACCTCGTCGAGGACGAGGCGGGTGGCCTCCTCCTGCGTGGCGGTGTCACCGGACGCGCGGGCCGGGGCGAGGAGGGCGTCCTCCTCCACGGCCGCGCCGAGGTGGCCCTCGAGCTGTTCCACCGCGTGCTCGACCCCGAGGCGCGTCGGGACGCGTCCGGCGGTGGCCTCCTGCGCGTAGCGGTCGGCCAGGGCGCCGAAGAACCCGGGCAGGCCCGCGAGCCGGTGTAGGTAGCGCTCGCGTCCGGCGGCGTCCGCGGTCGTCATGGCGGGCACCGCCTGGAAGACCAGGCCCTGCCGGCTGACGTAGCCCTTGGCCGAGGCGTTCGCGGCCCACAGGGAGTGCGCCGCGTCCTGCGCCGCGCCGCGGGCGAGCGCGACGAGGACGCCGCGGTCCACGATTCCGGCCTCGCTCAAGGACTCCGGGTCCAGGGCCTCCGCGGCGTCGGCCACCGCCCCGAGCTCTGCGGCGGCCCGCGCGCTCGCCTCCCGCGAGGGGTCTCCGGGCAGGTGGTCGAACTCCGTCAGGCCGAGCAGGGTCGCGTTGTACGGGTCGTAGGTGTGCTGGGCGTGGAAGTAGCGCTCGCCGAGCGCCGCCAGCTGGTCGGCGGCCGTCCCGGGGGTGGTGGTGGTCACAGGGTTTCCGTCCTCGCGGGGCCCCTCAGAAGAGGGAGTGCCCGCCGTCGATGGAGAGGGTCTGGCCGCTGACCCAGGACGCGTCCGGGTCGGCGAAGAACAGGACGCCGCGGGCGATGTCGTCCGGCGTCCCCGTGCGGCGCACCGCGATGCGCTCCAGGAGGGCCTGCTGGCCCGCGGTCCCGTAGGAGTCCCACTGCGCCTGCGTGGTGGGGTTGGAGAGGACGAACCCGGGCGCGATGCAGTTCGCCGTGATGCCGAACGGGCCGAGTTCGTGGGCCAGCTGCCGGGTGAAGCCGATCTGCGCGGCCTTGGCGGTCGTGTAGGCCTGGATGCCGGTGAGGCTGACGCTGCGGCCCGCGCCGGAGGAGATGGTGACGATGCGCCCGAAACCCCGGCGCTTCATGGAGCGGGCCGCGGCCCTCGTGCAGTTCCGCATGGTCACGACGTTGGCCGCGACGACGGCGTCCCAGGCGTCGTCCGCGAGCTCGTCGATGGGGGTGTGGGTCTGGCCGACGACGCCACCGGCGCAGTTGACGAGGACGTCGACGTCCCCGACCTGCGCGAAGAACTCCTCGACCGCGCGGGTGTCCGCGAGGTCGACCTCGTCGCGGTCGACGCCGCGCACCGCGGCGCCGGCGTCCTGCAGCCGGTCGGCGATGGCCCGGCCGATGCCCTGGGCGGTGCCGGTGACGACCGCGGTCCGGCCCGTCAGTCCACTCACGTGCTCTCCTCGGTGCTCCGGTGGGCACGGGCGATCTGCACCGTGTCCTCCCACTGCTTCATGCGGTCGATGCCCCGGTCCCCGGTGGCGAGCAGGACGGCCTCGACGAGGGCCTCGACGAGGGCGATCGTGCCCACGACGGAGTCGAAGGGCAGGCCGTCCACCGGCACCGGGAGCACGACGTCCGCGCTCTCCGTCGCCGGCGACAGGCCCGGGTCGGTGATGACGACGACCTTCGCGCCGCGGCCCTTGGCGATCGCCGCGGCCTGCTTCGCGGTCAGCTCGTAGCGGCGGAAGTCGAAGACGACCGCCACCGATCCCGGGCACAACCGCAGGAGCTTGCCGATGTCGTGCCCGACCGGCTGCGCCACGAAGTCGACGGCGGGGACGACCTGGTCCAGCTGCGTCGCCAGCAGCTCGGCCGAGAACCGGCTGAAGTAGCCGCCCATCACCACGACCTGCTTGGCCTTCCCCGCCAGGGCCTCGACGGCCCGGTCGAACTCGCTGGGCGGGACGGAGGCCGCGAGCTGCTCCACGAGCCCGAGGCGTTCGGTGATCGCCGCTTGGAACACCGGGCGCTCGGCGTGCTCGCGGGCACCCTCCACCGTCCGGTTCACCGGACTGCTCATGCGGTGGGTGACCTCCTCGCGCAGCCGCCGCTGGAAGTCCGGGTACCCGCCGATGCCGAGCCTCGTCACGAGGCGCAGCACGGTGGGCGTGCTCGTGCCGGCGGCCTTGGCGACGGCCGCAGCGCTCTCCAGCCCGGCGCTGGGCCAGGAGGCCAGGAGGACGCGCGCCACCTTCTTCTCGGCGGGGCTCAGCTCGCCCATGCGGGCGAAGATCTCCTCGTCGATGGTCATGGTGCTCTCCTCGAGGACGTGCACGACGGCGCCCGCTCAGGTCAGCAGGACGAGTCCGTCCTGCCCCTCGAAGGCGGCGAACATGGTGGGCGAGTTGTGGGCGGCCACGACGCTACCGTCGGGCGCGACCGCGACGAGGCCGCCGCTGGCACCCTTGGTCGTCAGCTCCGCCAGCACCGTGTCCCGCACCGCGTCCGGCAGCGTGGCGCCGAGGTAGCGCATCCGGGCGGCGATGTCGTACGACACGACGCCGCGGATGAAGGCCTCGCCCTCGCCCGTGCAGGACACGGCGAGGGAGTCGCCGCGGGCGTAGGTCCCGGCGCCGATGACGGGGCTGTCGCCGACCCGGCCCGCGCTCTGCGCGGCCATGCCGCCCGTCGAGGTCGCCGCGGCGACCCGTCCGTGCCGGTCGCGCGCGACGGCGCCGACCGTGCCGTGGCGGGGGGCGGCCAGGCGCAGGGCGTGGATGCGGTCGAGCTGCTCCCGCCGGGCCTGGGTGACGAAGTACTCCTGCTCGCGGACCTCGAGGTCCCAGCCGGTCGCCAGGTCGCGGGAGGGGTCGACGAGCAGCAGGTGCGTGCTGTTCTCCAGCACCGCGCGGGCGAGCCGCACGGGGTTCTTGGCGTGCCGGGACACCGCGACGGCACCGGCCCGGCCCTCGTCGTCCATGACGGCCGCGTCGTGCTCGACGGTGCCGTCCGCAGCCAGGGCCGCACCGCGGCCGGCGTTGAACAGGGGGTCGTCCTCCAACTGCTCGACCGCCGCGCAGACGGCGTCGAGCGCCGTCCCGCCGTCGGCCAGCACGGCGCGACCGGCCCCGTGGGCGCGGCGCAACCCGGACTCGAACGACTCGCGCCGCTCGGCGGACAGTTCCTCGATGCGTCCCCCGGCCCCGCCGTGCAGGGCCAGGGCGAACGGCCCGGCCGCGGGCACGTGCCACAGCCTCGTCTCGACCGGGCGCGCCACCATCTCCTCGTCGCGCATCAGCGGCCACCTGCCTGACGGGTGATGTAGTTGACGGCCACGAACGACCGGAAGACGGACAGCAGGTCCTCCCCCTGGATCCGCACCTCGCGCGTCCCGGTGCGTTCCGCCCCGCGCGCCCAGGTGGCGACGTCGGCCATGTCGGCGGTCTGGACGTCCAGGTCGAGGACGGCGGGGCGTTCGACCCGCGGCAGCGAGACCTCGCCCGCCGCGACCCGGCGCACGGCCTCCTCGGCGCCGGCCCGGATGAGGCGGCACGACTCGCTCGGGTGCAGGTTCAGGGCGCTGGCCCGGGTGATCGACTGCTTCGTCACGACGTTCACCGCGCCCTGCGCGAAGGGGGCGGTCTCCTCCCACGTCACCTCGTCGCCCGAGACGAACGCGATGGGGACGCCGTAGTGGTCGGCGACGAGGGCGTTGATGCCGCTCTCGCCCACCGCGCGGCCGTTGAGGCGCGCGCCGGAGAAGACCTCGGGGTTGTAGGTGTGCGACATCGCCGAGGCCTCCCCGGAGATCGACCCGTGGTACCCGACGAAGAACGCGGCGTCCACGGTCTCGTCGAGCCCCTGCATCATGTACATCGGCTTGTGCCGACCGGACAGGTACTTCGCCTCTCCGGCGATCCTGCGCGGGTCGAGGTTCGCCATGCGGCTGTGGGAGTCGTTGAGGACGACCTCGGTCGCCCCGCCGGCGACCGCGCCCTCGATCGCGGCGTTCACCTCGTCCTGCAGCAGCGCGCAGCCCAGCGCGTACCCGGGACTGCCGGGACGGCACTGGTCCCAGTCGACGATCCCGGCGACGCCCTCCATGTCCAGCGACATCCAGACCTTCACGGTGCGGTGCTCCTCGCGTGCGGTGTTCTCGGTTCTTCGGGGTGGTCCTGCGGGACGTCATCGGGGAAGTCCTCGCGGACGTCGACGAGGGCCGTGCTCGCCGCCGGGTCGGGCGGGGCCTGGAACGCGGGCAGTTCCTCCGCGAGCAGGCACGCGCTGACGTGCCCGGGGACGACCGTCTCCAACGCCGGGTCGACCGTCCGGCAGGCGTCGACGGCGTACGGGCAGCGCGGGTTGAACCGGCACCCGGACGGGACGTCGTAGGGGCTCGGCGGTTCGCCCTCCAAGACGAAGTCCTCGTTGACGCTGCCGGCCCGCATCCGCGGGATCGAGTCGATGAGGGCCCGGGTGTACGGGTGCCGCGGGTTCGCGAACAGCTCAGCCGTGTCGGCGACCTCGACGATGCGCCCCAGGTACATGACCGCGACCCGCTGGCTGAGGTGCTGGACGACGGCCAGGTTGTGGGCGACGAACAGGATGCTCAGGCCCAGGTCGCGCTGCAGCCTCGCGAACAGGTCGAGGATCGTGGCCTGCACCGACACGTCGAGCGCGGAGACGGGTTCGTCGGCGATGAGGACGTCGGGGCGCACGGCCAGGGCCCGGGCGATGGCCAGGCGCTGACGCTGCCCGCCGGAGAACTGGCTCGGGTAGGCGTCGAGGGCGTCCTCCTCCAGCCCGACGAGGTTCAGCAGCCGGACGCTCTCCTGGCGCACCTGCGCGCGCGGGACCACGTCGTGCAGCAGCAGCAGTTCGCGCAGCATCGACGCCACGGAGATGCGAGGGTTCAGGGAGGAGTACGGGTCCTGGAACACCATCTGGATCCGGCGGCTCGCGTCCTTGCCGCGGCGCGCGGGCACCGGTTCCCCGTCGTGCTCGAGGGAACCCCCGCTCGGCGTCGTGCTGCCGACGAGGACCTTGGCCAGCGTGGACTTGCCGGACCCGGACTCCCCGACGAGGGCGAGGACCTCCCCGCGGCGCAGCTCGAGGTCGACCCCGTCGAGGGCGCGCAGGTCCGTGCGGTGCTCGGTCCGCGTCAACCGCGCCGCCAGCGACGGGCGCAGCTGGTAGGTCTTGGTGACGCCCGCGGCCCGCAGCACCGGGGTGGTCGTCCCGTTCACGCGGGTGCTCCTTCGAAGATGCGGTGGGTCTCGATGCACGCGGCGTCGTGTCCGGGGGCGACGAGTTCACGCGGCGGGACGGCCGCGGTGCAGGCGTCCACGGCGAACGCGCACCGGGGGGCGAACGGGCACCCCGCCGGGCGGGCGCTGAGGTTCGGGGGGAACCCGGGGATGGGGACGAGCCGTCGGTCGGGCTGGTCGAAGTCGGGGGCGGAGTCGAGCAGCCCCTTCGTGTACGGGTGCCGCGGGTCGCCGAGGACGTCGCGGACGGACCCGGACTCCACGACGTGGCCGGAGTACATGACCGCTACGTCCGAGCAGGTCTGGTTCACGACGGCGAGGTCGTGGGTGACGAACACCAGCGCGGTACCGGTGTCGTCGCACAACCCCTCCAGGACCTTGAGCACCTGGTGCTGGACGGTGACGTCGAGCGCGGTCGTGGGTTCGTCGCACAGCAGCAGCCGCGGTCCGCACGCGACGGCCATCGCGATCATGATGCGCTGGCGCAGCCCGCCGGACAGTTCGTGCGGGTAGGCGCGTGCCCGCCGGACGGGGTCCGGGATCCCGGTGCGGGCCATCGTCTCCACCGCCAGCTGGGCGGCGTCGGCCTTCGACAGCCCGAGGTGGCGCCGAGGGCCCTCCGCGACCTGGTCCCCGACGCGGACGACGGGGTTGAGCGCGGTCATCGGCTCCTGGAAGACCATCGCGATCTCCGGGCCCATGAGGCGGCGGCGCTGCGCCGCCGGCATCCCGACGAGTTCGCGGCCGTCGTAGCGGATGCTGCCGGAGAGCACCTCGACGCCCCGCGGGAGCAGCCCGGCGACGGCACGCAGCGTGAGCGACTTGCCGGACCCGGACTCCCCGACGATCCCGAACCGTTCCCCGGCGGCGACCTCGAGCGAGAGGTCCTCCACGATGCGGGTGTCGGGGCGGTTGCGCCGGCGGACGCCGAGGGTGAGGTCGGAGACGCTGAGCAGGGAAGCGGCCACGGTCACTTCCTCCTCTCCGGGTTCAGGAGGTCGGAGATCCCGTCGCCGAGCCAGGACAGACCGAGACTCGTGACGACGACGACGAGACCGGGGATGGTCGCCTGCTGCCACTGGGTGGTGATGAACTCCTGGCCGTCGTTGATCATCGAACCCCACTCCGCCGTCGGCGGGGCGATGCCGAGGCCGAGGTACCCCAGGGTGACGATCGCCATGATGTCCATGACGATGTCGCTCATCCCGTAGATGACGGCCTGGGACAGGACGTTCGGGCCGATGTGCCGGACGAGGATGCGCGCGTGCGACATGCCGCCGAGGCGGGCCGCGACCACGTAGTCCTGCTCCTTGGCGACGAGGACCTCGCCGCGGACGATCTTGGCGTAGGAGACCCAGGAGACGGCGGCGATGGCGATGTAGATGCTGAACTCGCCGGACCCGAAGACGAAGACCAGGACGATGACCATGACGTAGAACGGGAAGGCGAAGAACACGTCGACGACGCGCATGAGCACGGTGTCGAGCCAGCCCCCGGCGTAGCCGGCGATCCCGCCGACGACGGTGCCGACGACGAACGGGATGAGGACCGCGAGGAACCCGACCCGCAGGTCGACCCGGGCGCCCCAGATGAGCCGGGACAGCACGTCGCGGCCGTACTTGTCGGTGCCGAGCAGGTGCTCGCCCGACGGGGACTGCAACGCGTTCGCCAGGTCCTGCTCCACCGGGTCGTAGGGGGCGAGCACCGGGGCGAGGACCGCGACGAGGACGAGCAGCCCGACGATGACACCCCCGGCGACGAGGGAACCGTTGCGGTACCAGGGCTGCAGCGAGCGCGACCGGGATCGGGTGGCCCGGCGCCGGGCGCTGCGCTCGACGAGGAGCGCGGTGGGGGTGCTCATGCGCGGGCCGTCCGGCTGAGGTCGACCCGGGGGTCGAGGAGCGTGTAGACGACGTCGGTGAGGATGCCGACGACGACCACGAACAACGCGACGAACAGGGTGACGCCCTGGATCGTCGGGAAGTCGCGGGTGAAGATCGAGTTGATCATCAGAGACCCCAGACCGGGCAGCGCGAACACGCGCTCGATGACGAGGGAACCGCCGACGAGGTACCCGAGGTTGACGCCGATGATCGAGACGGTGGGGATGGCGGCGTTGCGCAGGACGTGGCCGCGGAACAGCTGCACCCCCGAGGCCCCCTTCATCTTCGCGGTCCCGACGTACTCCGAACCCAGCACGGAGATCATCGACGAGCGCAGGCTGCGGATGATGGTCGGCGACATGGCGATCGCGAGCGTCACCGCCGGCAGGAACAGGTGGTACAGGTGCTCCAGCGCCGTGTCGCCGTACCCGCCGACGGGGAAGGCCCGCAGGCTGACGCCCAGCAGCAGGATGAGCATGATGCCCACCCAGAACTGCGGCATGCCCTGACCGACGAGGGTGAAACCCCGCACACCCAGGTCGCGGGCGCCGCCGGGGCGGAACGCGGCGAGGGCGGCGAGCGGCACGCTGATGAGCAGGGCCAGCACGAGCGCGTACAGCAGCAGGGTCAGCGTCACCGGGATCGCCTCGAGGACGAGCTGGGTGACCGGGAGCTGGTAGGTCAAGCTGGTGCCGAGGTCGCCGTGGGCGAGCTGGCCGAGGAAGAGCAGGTACTGCCGCCACAGCGGTTCGTCGAGGCCGAGCCTCGCCGTGAGCGCGGCGACGCTCTGCTCGGTCGCGCGTTCCCCCAGCAGGGCCAGGGCCGCGTTGCCGGGGAGGAGGTGGGCCAGGAGGAAGACGATGAGCGTGACGCCGAAGGCGACGGGGATGGACTGCACGAGACGGCCGGGGATGAACCGCAGACGGTGGCTCACCGTCCCACCTCCTTGTTCACGTCGGGGGGGTTCACGAGGGGGTTCGCGAAGGGGTTTCGCAGCGTGGCGGGACGGGGGCGGGGTGTTCCCC encodes:
- a CDS encoding helix-turn-helix domain-containing protein, with amino-acid sequence MPQNPLGEFLRARRELLDPTDVGVRVTGVRRTPGLRREEVATLAGISADYYLRLEQGRDRNPSRQVLQAVARVLQLDAAGTDHLLSLATPGGPGPRRRPRDVVPVGTRQLLDALDLPAFVEDRTFEVLAANPLASALWPSLRVGQNRLRAVFLDEAERAVVLDPEQARAGMVAAFRASVGAGTDDPRVARLVGELSLASPEFARLWARHDVRDLAGGTARLQHPEVGLLELRREKLAVGGTDGQLLVVYHAERGSTSAQALALLGSLALSRTSDGTAPRT
- a CDS encoding SDR family NAD(P)-dependent oxidoreductase, translated to MSGLTGRTAVVTGTAQGIGRAIADRLQDAGAAVRGVDRDEVDLADTRAVEEFFAQVGDVDVLVNCAGGVVGQTHTPIDELADDAWDAVVAANVVTMRNCTRAAARSMKRRGFGRIVTISSGAGRSVSLTGIQAYTTAKAAQIGFTRQLAHELGPFGITANCIAPGFVLSNPTTQAQWDSYGTAGQQALLERIAVRRTGTPDDIARGVLFFADPDASWVSGQTLSIDGGHSLF
- a CDS encoding isoaspartyl peptidase/L-asparaginase family protein, yielding MRDEEMVARPVETRLWHVPAAGPFALALHGGAGGRIEELSAERRESFESGLRRAHGAGRAVLADGGTALDAVCAAVEQLEDDPLFNAGRGAALAADGTVEHDAAVMDDEGRAGAVAVSRHAKNPVRLARAVLENSTHLLLVDPSRDLATGWDLEVREQEYFVTQARREQLDRIHALRLAAPRHGTVGAVARDRHGRVAAATSTGGMAAQSAGRVGDSPVIGAGTYARGDSLAVSCTGEGEAFIRGVVSYDIAARMRYLGATLPDAVRDTVLAELTTKGASGGLVAVAPDGSVVAAHNSPTMFAAFEGQDGLVLLT
- a CDS encoding MurR/RpiR family transcriptional regulator, whose product is MTIDEEIFARMGELSPAEKKVARVLLASWPSAGLESAAAVAKAAGTSTPTVLRLVTRLGIGGYPDFQRRLREEVTHRMSSPVNRTVEGAREHAERPVFQAAITERLGLVEQLAASVPPSEFDRAVEALAGKAKQVVVMGGYFSRFSAELLATQLDQVVPAVDFVAQPVGHDIGKLLRLCPGSVAVVFDFRRYELTAKQAAAIAKGRGAKVVVITDPGLSPATESADVVLPVPVDGLPFDSVVGTIALVEALVEAVLLATGDRGIDRMKQWEDTVQIARAHRSTEEST
- a CDS encoding GNAT family N-acetyltransferase gives rise to the protein MAFDRQPVLASDLVLLRPLRADDAEPLRRIAADPLLWEQHPAKDRTEEPGFRAWFEEALASGGALVAEDRADGKVFGTSRYVLRGLDAVEIGWTFLARSRWGGRWNGEVKRLMLDHAFALLPSVVFTVHADNVRSQRAVERLGAHRTGTHVDGQGLHQVTYRLDREAPEVVR
- a CDS encoding GNAT family N-acetyltransferase, whose protein sequence is MIAVLTLPVVLPVRGGEVSLRHADENDLHAVVGLLADDPVSAARGDRASEADEPLYRAALLEILADPSNDLLVAVVGEDVVGTLQLTRIPGMARRGSARLLVEAVRVRSTLRSGGIGTALMRWVTDVAAPATGSSLVQLTSDNARTDAHRFYERLGFAGSHRGFKYAVPSRPTSG
- a CDS encoding ketopantoate reductase family protein, coding for MTLFVIGAGAIGGTLGAHAFRAGHDVVLVDADADHVAAVQRDGLRIEGPVAQFTVRIPAILPGDLPDTVERAVVAVKSLHTASAAELLRDRLAPDGFVLTVQNGLTADVLVEAVGRERVLSSFINVGADLMGPGVVLQGNVATFRIGELDGGAITPRVRELAEVLPYAEPTDNVLGFLWGKEVYGAMMWAGAVSDLPIAETLERPEYRELMTVLSEEVLAQAPVRVEGFDGFEPDDLPGSFDRLAAFNRRSAKTHSGIYRDLVVRKRKTEVDEVHKDIQGPVFDRIVEMVHDIEEGRRTCEVANLDELARFVASRRGSPA
- a CDS encoding alpha/beta fold hydrolase, yielding MDVTINGARLNVEVLGPEDGPVLIAHHGGGGIGSLAEPRSTFGPLADRFRVIVFDARGCGLSEGVGPFSHEQWAADVDGLRQWAGAERVTVAGGSYGGFIALEYAVRYPDHVDAVVLRDTSADGSNLELAFENARRQTRVAIDWDHFNRYWGGTVRSDEELKELWRELIPLYDADYDEARSTAAVEAGIYRHEAHNACFQENFPTYDLKPDLPNLTVPVLVTVGRHDWVTPVSASETIARLVPDAELVVFENSGHSPQNEEREEFQRVLRAFVDRAVPAGVPA
- a CDS encoding DUF885 domain-containing protein, encoding MTTTTPGTAADQLAALGERYFHAQHTYDPYNATLLGLTEFDHLPGDPSREASARAAAELGAVADAAEALDPESLSEAGIVDRGVLVALARGAAQDAAHSLWAANASAKGYVSRQGLVFQAVPAMTTADAAGRERYLHRLAGLPGFFGALADRYAQEATAGRVPTRLGVEHAVEQLEGHLGAAVEEDALLAPARASGDTATQEEATRLVLDEVRPALRTLAARLREDLLPVARDGADIGIRAVPGGREGYAAAVRRHTTTDLTPEEIHQLGLDVLAEMRAQWSEIGTRALGEGEFSRITRRLREDPALRFQTSAEILAVAHAALARAESVRARWFPDLGIPDCVIEEINPVDGAGSALGYYRPPAVDGSRPGAYCVLAADAPSHFRYEYEALSFHEAVPGHHLQLASAQLLDIPRYRRHLDVEACSFNEGWGLYSEQLADEMGLYSDDLARLGMLSFRALRACRLVVDTGIHHFGWTREQAVEFMYENTATSRGHVESEVDRYTAWPGQALAYMVGCREIARLRAHAEAALGDRFSVVAFHRTVLSVGPVPLTVLGDVVERHVTATLASHTPED